The Synechocystis sp. PCC 7509 genome includes a window with the following:
- a CDS encoding NAD-dependent epimerase/dehydratase family protein yields the protein MRILIIGGTRFIGVYLTKLLAATGHEVVLFNRGNHPAPVSGIEQIIGDRTVADEITQKLSSQHFDAIFDNNGRELADTQPVAELFAHKVQHFIYMSSAGVYLPAMELPHGEGDAVDPKSRHKGKHETEAYLTKLGIPFTSIRPTYIYGPQNYNQLESWFFDRLIRDRPIPIPGSGVHLTQLGHVEDLAAAMAQVLGCKRAIGQIYNVSGDRYVTFDNLARACAVAMGKSPENVKIVHYEPKSFDFGKRKAFPFRLQHFFASTAKATSELNWQPKYDLISGLKDSFHNDYLATGKDKLDVDFNVDEQIITVRD from the coding sequence ATGAGAATTTTAATTATCGGTGGTACTCGGTTTATTGGCGTGTATCTTACAAAGCTATTAGCAGCTACAGGTCATGAAGTCGTTTTATTTAATCGCGGCAATCATCCCGCCCCAGTTTCAGGTATAGAACAAATTATTGGCGATCGCACAGTCGCCGACGAAATTACCCAAAAATTATCCTCACAACATTTTGATGCCATTTTTGATAATAACGGACGCGAACTAGCCGATACTCAACCAGTAGCTGAATTATTTGCTCATAAAGTTCAGCATTTTATTTACATGAGTTCGGCGGGGGTTTATTTACCAGCAATGGAACTTCCCCATGGGGAGGGAGACGCAGTCGATCCTAAAAGTCGCCACAAAGGCAAACATGAAACTGAGGCTTATTTAACTAAACTCGGTATTCCTTTTACTTCTATTCGCCCAACTTATATTTACGGGCCGCAAAATTATAATCAGCTTGAAAGTTGGTTTTTTGACCGCTTAATACGCGATCGCCCTATCCCTATTCCTGGTAGCGGCGTACATCTAACTCAACTAGGTCATGTAGAAGATTTGGCTGCCGCCATGGCGCAAGTATTAGGTTGCAAACGGGCGATTGGGCAAATTTATAATGTATCCGGCGATCGCTACGTTACTTTCGACAACTTAGCGCGTGCTTGCGCTGTAGCTATGGGTAAATCGCCAGAAAATGTTAAAATTGTCCATTACGAGCCAAAAAGCTTTGATTTTGGCAAACGCAAGGCTTTTCCTTTCCGCCTTCAACATTTTTTTGCTTCTACTGCCAAAGCTACCAGCGAACTAAACTGGCAACCTAAATACGATCTAATTTCTGGGCTAAAAGACTCTTTCCATAATGATTATTTAGCCACGGGTAAAGATAAGTTAGACGTTGATTTTAATGTTGATGAGCAAATTATTACAGTTAGAGACTAA
- the pgsA gene encoding CDP-diacylglycerol--glycerol-3-phosphate 3-phosphatidyltransferase — protein MNLPNWITLSRLLALPILLYCLASPTVETRIFSTIVFLVAAATDWLDGYLARKLDQVTQLGKFLDPLVDKLLVLTPLLALIQLGQVPAWGVFLILARELSIAGWRVTPGLTGSTAVVGANIWGKVKTISQIIAIALLIAPLPEIGVTVAQISFWIAVAITLISGLIYVMPQSGKQKEA, from the coding sequence ATGAATTTGCCCAATTGGATTACATTATCTCGGCTGCTTGCCTTGCCAATTTTACTTTATTGCTTGGCATCGCCGACGGTAGAAACCCGCATTTTTAGCACGATAGTGTTTTTAGTTGCCGCCGCAACAGATTGGCTAGATGGTTATTTAGCACGCAAGCTCGACCAAGTCACGCAATTAGGTAAATTTCTCGATCCGTTAGTAGATAAATTATTGGTGCTAACTCCGTTACTTGCTTTAATTCAACTAGGGCAAGTTCCCGCTTGGGGGGTATTTTTAATATTGGCGCGGGAATTAAGCATTGCTGGGTGGCGCGTCACCCCTGGCTTAACTGGATCTACCGCCGTTGTAGGAGCAAATATTTGGGGTAAAGTCAAAACTATTAGTCAAATAATCGCGATCGCACTTTTAATTGCACCACTACCAGAAATTGGCGTAACAGTTGCCCAAATTAGTTTTTGGATTGCTGTAGCCATAACTTTAATTTCTGGGTTAATTTATGTCATGCCCCAAAGTGGCAAACAAAAAGAAGCTTGA
- a CDS encoding septal ring lytic transglycosylase RlpA family protein, with protein sequence MNKQILWTTAALLTTTLAIPMASLAEIGKVVKSSDSQIRSSANTNAKESLQVVVKVGEYQSPVKKQTDGGDGAVIARIQSHQDIGSNRQAATIYIHNLPILTFLSAKPQVTSSTKSIHSSQEVKVATTEKSKVANIAQSLPDSPSPVWRATRVAAKLNQINLASLETEEIGVSWKSKNRYAVKINGEELVEINSETLLPDTTKDPARDALQVTNRLRRLLVNGPPLNTIAGIPQPKPQIIKQAKQVIAQAVKVGSHGMASWYGPGFNGRRSANGERYNQNGLTAAHRSLPFGTKVRVTNVRTGRSVVVRITDRGPHVRGRIIDLSAAAARIVGVMQSGVAPVRLEIMGR encoded by the coding sequence ATGAATAAACAAATTTTGTGGACTACTGCCGCCCTGCTAACAACTACCTTAGCAATACCAATGGCAAGCCTCGCTGAAATAGGAAAGGTGGTCAAATCAAGCGACAGCCAAATAAGGTCTAGTGCTAACACCAATGCAAAAGAATCTTTGCAGGTGGTGGTAAAAGTAGGTGAGTATCAGTCCCCAGTTAAAAAACAAACAGATGGTGGTGATGGTGCGGTAATTGCCAGAATTCAATCCCATCAAGACATTGGTTCCAATCGTCAAGCGGCAACTATTTACATCCACAATCTTCCAATTTTGACGTTTTTGAGTGCCAAGCCTCAAGTTACTAGCTCTACCAAATCCATTCATAGCTCTCAAGAAGTTAAAGTTGCAACTACCGAAAAAAGTAAAGTTGCAAATATTGCCCAATCATTGCCAGATAGTCCCAGCCCAGTTTGGCGGGCAACAAGAGTTGCCGCCAAGCTCAATCAAATTAACTTAGCAAGTTTGGAAACTGAGGAAATTGGCGTAAGTTGGAAAAGTAAAAATCGCTATGCCGTCAAAATTAACGGTGAAGAATTAGTTGAGATTAACAGCGAAACTTTATTGCCAGATACAACCAAAGATCCAGCACGAGATGCTTTACAAGTAACTAATCGCCTGCGCCGACTTTTGGTGAATGGGCCGCCCTTAAACACCATTGCGGGAATACCGCAGCCAAAACCCCAAATTATCAAGCAGGCAAAACAAGTTATTGCCCAAGCTGTTAAAGTCGGTTCTCATGGCATGGCTTCTTGGTATGGACCGGGGTTTAACGGTCGTCGCAGTGCTAATGGTGAAAGATATAACCAAAATGGCTTAACCGCCGCTCATCGTAGCTTACCTTTCGGTACAAAGGTACGAGTAACTAATGTACGCACTGGTCGCTCTGTAGTTGTGAGAATTACCGATCGGGGTCCTCATGTGCGGGGACGAATTATAGACCTTTCGGCGGCGGCGGCTCGAATAGTGGGAGTTATGCAAAGCGGTGTTGCCCCAGTAAGACTGGAGATCATGGGTAGATAA
- the purM gene encoding phosphoribosylformylglycinamidine cyclo-ligase has product MDYREAGVDVEAGRAFVERIRNLVHSTHRPEVIGGLGGFSGCFQLPGGFKEPVLVSGTDGVGTKLKLAQVLNCHDTVGIDLVAMCVNDVLTTAAEPIFFLDYLATGKLNSDQLTAVVTGISTGCKVAGCALLGGETAEMPGFYQPGEYDLAGFCVGIVEKNRMLDRSQVRVGDVAIALASDGLHSNGFSLVRKIVDESKHNLGDRIEGMGDRSLGEILLAPTRIYVKPVLAALARELEIHGMAHITGGGLPENLPRCLGENQSLRVDCHNWVIPPIFNWLAEVGSVSNSAMFNTFNMGIGFVLLVAPSQARQAVEWFNSQEIAAYAIGEVISGTGKVEGIQDIS; this is encoded by the coding sequence ATGGATTATCGAGAGGCTGGGGTAGATGTGGAAGCTGGGAGAGCATTTGTAGAAAGAATACGGAATTTAGTTCATAGCACTCATAGACCAGAAGTAATTGGTGGACTAGGGGGATTTAGCGGTTGTTTTCAACTCCCTGGAGGTTTCAAAGAGCCAGTTTTAGTTTCTGGGACTGATGGTGTAGGCACGAAGTTAAAATTAGCTCAAGTTCTCAATTGTCACGACACTGTAGGGATAGATTTAGTGGCAATGTGTGTAAATGATGTCCTGACAACGGCAGCAGAACCAATATTTTTTTTAGATTATTTAGCCACAGGTAAATTAAACAGCGACCAATTAACCGCCGTAGTCACCGGGATAAGTACAGGATGCAAAGTAGCTGGGTGTGCTTTGTTGGGAGGCGAAACCGCCGAAATGCCTGGGTTTTATCAGCCCGGTGAGTATGATTTAGCTGGTTTTTGTGTAGGGATTGTGGAAAAGAATCGGATGCTAGACAGATCCCAAGTCCGGGTTGGTGATGTGGCGATCGCCTTAGCCAGCGACGGCTTACACAGTAATGGTTTTAGTTTGGTACGCAAAATTGTTGACGAGAGTAAGCACAACTTGGGCGATCGCATTGAGGGTATGGGCGATCGCAGTCTAGGAGAAATATTACTAGCGCCGACGCGCATATACGTTAAACCCGTGCTAGCGGCTTTAGCTAGGGAACTAGAAATTCATGGCATGGCTCATATTACCGGTGGCGGTTTGCCAGAAAATCTACCGCGTTGTTTAGGCGAAAATCAATCCCTACGCGTAGATTGTCATAACTGGGTAATTCCACCAATTTTTAACTGGTTAGCTGAAGTTGGCTCCGTTAGTAACTCTGCCATGTTTAATACTTTTAATATGGGTATTGGTTTTGTCTTATTAGTAGCGCCTAGCCAAGCTAGGCAAGCTGTGGAGTGGTTTAATTCCCAAGAAATTGCCGCCTATGCGATCGGCGAAGTGATTTCTGGAACGGGTAAAGTAGAAGGTATACAAGATATTAGCTAA
- a CDS encoding glycosyltransferase, which produces MTMYQAPFPTAFNATLSKSAEQQISPPHRSATSIFKRFLDIIGSLVGISILALVYVPVAIFIKLDSPGPVMYSQERYGLQGRTFRIRKFRSMVANADALKDQVQNEASGLIFKNKKDPRVTRVGRFLRSTSLDELPQFWNVLVGEMSLVGTRPPTGDEVALYNDRHWKRLEVKPGLTGEWQVNGRSSIKDFEEIVNLDLRYQSQWHPLYDVFVILKTVYVLVARVGAF; this is translated from the coding sequence ATGACGATGTATCAAGCACCGTTCCCCACCGCATTCAACGCGACATTGTCCAAATCGGCGGAACAGCAAATATCTCCACCGCACCGTTCAGCAACATCAATATTTAAACGCTTTTTGGACATTATCGGCAGTTTAGTCGGGATCTCGATCCTAGCGTTAGTATACGTGCCAGTGGCGATCTTTATCAAACTAGATAGCCCCGGCCCAGTCATGTATAGTCAAGAGCGCTACGGGCTACAAGGACGTACCTTTCGGATTCGCAAGTTCCGCTCAATGGTTGCCAATGCTGATGCGCTAAAAGACCAGGTACAAAATGAAGCTTCTGGCTTAATATTTAAAAACAAAAAAGACCCGCGCGTTACACGAGTAGGTCGTTTCCTTCGCAGCACAAGCCTAGACGAACTTCCTCAGTTTTGGAACGTTTTAGTCGGCGAAATGAGTTTGGTAGGAACGCGCCCGCCCACAGGCGATGAAGTCGCTCTCTACAACGATCGTCACTGGAAGCGCTTGGAAGTAAAGCCTGGTTTGACTGGCGAATGGCAAGTGAACGGACGTTCTAGCATTAAAGACTTTGAAGAAATTGTCAACCTGGATTTGCGCTACCAAAGCCAATGGCATCCTCTGTATGATGTATTTGTGATTTTGAAGACAGTCTACGTATTGGTTGCTAGAGTAGGCGCATTCTAG
- the galE gene encoding UDP-glucose 4-epimerase GalE — translation MTPVKPTILVTGGAGYIGSHAVLALINAGYEVIVLDNLVYGHRDLVEKVLKVELIIGDICDRPLLDKLFASRSIAAVMHFSAYAYVGESVTDPAKYYRNNVIGTITLLEAMIAASIKQFVFSSTCATYGVPHTVPITEEHSQNPINPYGATKLMVERILQDFDIAYGLKSVCFRYFNAAGADPTGLLGEDHNPETHLLPLVLMAALGKRDSVSVFGSDYPTPDGTCIRDYIHVTDLADAHILGLKYLLKGGNTNIFNLGNGQGFSVKEAIDTARAVTGREIKVVMSDRRPGDPPMLVGSSDKARNILGWEPKYPALKEILTHAWHWHQQRHTH, via the coding sequence ATGACACCTGTAAAACCTACTATTTTAGTTACTGGCGGAGCGGGATATATTGGTTCCCATGCTGTGCTTGCTCTGATTAATGCTGGTTATGAAGTAATTGTTCTGGATAATTTGGTCTACGGACATCGAGACTTAGTAGAAAAGGTACTGAAAGTAGAGCTAATTATTGGCGATATTTGCGATCGCCCTTTACTAGATAAATTATTTGCAAGTCGCAGTATTGCCGCCGTAATGCACTTTTCAGCCTACGCTTATGTGGGAGAATCTGTCACCGACCCCGCTAAGTATTACCGCAATAATGTAATCGGGACAATAACTCTATTAGAAGCCATGATCGCTGCCTCAATCAAGCAGTTTGTGTTTTCTTCTACTTGCGCTACTTACGGCGTACCTCATACCGTACCGATTACCGAAGAACACTCCCAAAATCCGATTAATCCCTACGGTGCTACTAAATTGATGGTAGAGCGAATTTTGCAAGATTTTGATATCGCTTACGGTCTAAAATCTGTCTGTTTTCGCTACTTCAACGCCGCCGGAGCCGACCCTACAGGCTTGCTTGGCGAAGATCACAATCCCGAAACCCATTTACTACCTTTAGTCTTAATGGCGGCTTTAGGTAAACGAGATTCGGTTTCTGTTTTTGGTTCTGATTACCCTACCCCTGATGGAACTTGTATTCGCGATTATATCCACGTTACCGACTTAGCGGACGCTCATATCTTGGGATTGAAATATTTGTTAAAGGGTGGAAATACCAACATATTTAATTTAGGTAATGGTCAAGGTTTTTCAGTTAAAGAGGCTATTGATACTGCTAGAGCCGTCACTGGACGAGAAATAAAAGTAGTAATGAGCGATCGCCGTCCTGGCGATCCGCCGATGCTTGTTGGTAGCAGTGATAAAGCTAGAAATATTTTAGGCTGGGAACCTAAGTACCCAGCCTTAAAAGAAATATTGACTCATGCTTGGCATTGGCATCAACAAAGGCATACGCACTGA
- the petA gene encoding cytochrome f, whose translation MKTALFAAKSLLKLEAIFKTAILTLVTVAFFFVSDVAVPQAAAAYPFWAQQTYPETPREPTGRIVCANCHLAAKPSEVEIPQSVLPDTVFEAVVKIPYNTSIQQVVSDGTKGGLQVGAVLMLPEGFKIAPADRIPEEMKEKVGDLYFQPYSETQENVVLVGPLPGEQYQEIVFPVLSPNPATDKNVHFGKYAVHLGANRGRGQVYPTGEKSNNTVYNASAAGTISKISPVAEGGYQVTISSDNGDTVETIPAGPELLVAQGQTVAIGDALTNNPNVGGFGQADGEIVLQSSTRVRWLIVFISGIMLSQVMLVLKKKQVEKVQAAEMNF comes from the coding sequence ATGAAAACAGCATTATTTGCAGCAAAATCACTTCTTAAATTAGAGGCGATCTTTAAAACGGCGATTTTAACCTTGGTAACGGTTGCTTTCTTTTTTGTTAGCGATGTAGCAGTACCTCAAGCCGCCGCCGCTTATCCATTTTGGGCGCAGCAGACTTATCCTGAAACTCCCCGCGAACCTACAGGACGCATTGTTTGCGCCAACTGTCACCTAGCGGCGAAACCTTCGGAAGTAGAAATACCTCAATCGGTTTTGCCCGATACAGTATTTGAAGCAGTAGTGAAAATTCCTTACAATACCAGCATCCAGCAGGTAGTCAGCGATGGCACAAAAGGAGGATTGCAAGTTGGGGCAGTATTAATGTTACCGGAAGGTTTCAAAATTGCTCCTGCTGACAGAATCCCAGAGGAAATGAAGGAAAAGGTCGGGGATCTTTATTTCCAGCCTTACAGCGAAACTCAAGAAAATGTTGTTTTAGTTGGGCCACTACCGGGCGAACAGTATCAGGAAATTGTTTTCCCTGTACTTTCTCCTAATCCAGCCACTGACAAAAACGTTCACTTCGGTAAATATGCCGTTCACTTAGGTGCAAATCGCGGACGCGGACAAGTTTATCCTACCGGTGAAAAAAGCAATAATACAGTTTATAACGCTTCTGCTGCTGGAACTATTAGCAAAATTAGCCCCGTTGCAGAAGGTGGCTATCAAGTTACAATTTCTAGCGATAACGGCGACACTGTAGAAACCATTCCTGCGGGACCTGAACTACTTGTTGCTCAAGGACAAACTGTAGCTATAGGCGATGCTTTAACTAATAACCCAAATGTGGGTGGATTTGGTCAAGCTGACGGCGAAATAGTGCTACAAAGTTCGACGCGCGTTAGATGGTTGATAGTATTTATATCTGGCATCATGCTATCTCAAGTTATGTTGGTATTGAAGAAAAAGCAAGTAGAGAAAGTTCAAGCTGCGGAGATGAATTTTTAA
- the petC gene encoding cytochrome b6-f complex iron-sulfur subunit has translation MAQMSESMDVPNMGRRQFMNLLAFGTVTGTAAGALYPVVKFFIPPSSGGATGGTTAKDALGNDFSVSKFLENRSAGDRTLAQGLKGDPTYIVAESKDAISDYGINAVCTHLGCVVPWNGNENKFMCPCHGSQYDNTGKVVRGPAPRSLALAHAKAEDDKITLTQWTETDFRTGEEPWWA, from the coding sequence ATGGCGCAGATGTCAGAATCAATGGATGTCCCAAATATGGGTCGTCGTCAATTTATGAATTTGCTGGCTTTTGGGACAGTTACTGGTACAGCCGCCGGAGCATTGTATCCCGTCGTCAAGTTCTTTATTCCCCCCTCTAGCGGCGGCGCAACGGGTGGAACTACAGCAAAAGATGCGCTAGGCAACGATTTTAGCGTTAGTAAGTTTTTAGAAAATCGCAGTGCAGGCGATCGCACGTTAGCCCAAGGACTTAAAGGCGATCCAACTTATATTGTGGCAGAGAGCAAGGATGCGATCTCTGATTACGGCATCAATGCTGTTTGCACCCACCTAGGTTGTGTTGTCCCTTGGAATGGTAACGAAAATAAATTTATGTGTCCCTGTCATGGTTCTCAGTACGACAACACAGGTAAAGTAGTACGCGGGCCTGCACCTCGGTCACTTGCTTTAGCTCACGCCAAGGCAGAAGACGACAAAATCACCTTAACTCAGTGGACTGAGACAGATTTCCGTACAGGTGAAGAGCCTTGGTGGGCTTAA
- a CDS encoding DUF3067 family protein, with the protein MTGQDLHQLLLNKWGRSYDVQLRRTQGKVFLQVMWKYLEQASFPLSKAEYEEHMDAIATYLDGFGGTLQVQRYILETKERPRLGKAVSIPLDLGLRASEWIL; encoded by the coding sequence ATGACAGGACAAGACTTACACCAGCTATTGCTAAATAAATGGGGACGCTCTTACGATGTGCAGTTGCGGCGCACCCAAGGGAAAGTATTTTTACAGGTAATGTGGAAATACTTAGAACAAGCTTCGTTTCCGTTGAGTAAAGCGGAGTACGAAGAACATATGGATGCGATCGCTACTTATTTAGACGGGTTTGGCGGCACGTTACAGGTACAACGGTATATTTTAGAAACAAAAGAACGTCCTCGTTTGGGTAAGGCGGTGAGTATTCCGCTAGATTTAGGACTTCGGGCTTCGGAGTGGATATTGTAA
- the tatC gene encoding twin-arginine translocase subunit TatC: MSLFDHLEELRWRIFYALIAVVVGITGCFIAVKPIVQLLEVPAQGVKFLQLAPGEFFFVSFKVAGYSGLVVASPVILYQIIQFVLPGLTRRERRLIGPVIIGSTFLFAAGLVFAYFLLIPAALNFFINYGEGVVEQIWSIDKYFEFVLLLLFSTGLAFQIPIIQVLLGFLGIVSSNQMLQGWRFVIVAAVVLGAVLTPSTDPLTQSLLAGAVLGLYFGGIGLVKLLGK, from the coding sequence ATGTCACTATTCGACCACTTAGAAGAGTTAAGATGGCGAATTTTTTATGCGTTAATTGCGGTGGTAGTAGGTATAACTGGCTGTTTCATCGCTGTTAAACCTATTGTTCAACTATTAGAAGTACCCGCTCAAGGTGTAAAATTTCTGCAACTTGCTCCGGGAGAATTCTTTTTTGTCTCTTTTAAAGTTGCTGGTTATAGCGGCTTAGTGGTAGCAAGTCCTGTCATACTTTATCAAATCATTCAATTTGTTCTCCCTGGTTTAACTCGCCGCGAACGCCGTTTAATTGGGCCTGTCATCATCGGGTCTACTTTTCTGTTTGCGGCGGGATTAGTATTTGCTTATTTTCTTTTAATTCCGGCGGCGCTCAATTTCTTTATCAACTATGGTGAAGGTGTCGTTGAGCAAATATGGTCAATTGATAAGTATTTTGAGTTTGTATTATTACTGTTATTTAGTACCGGGTTAGCTTTTCAAATTCCGATTATTCAGGTTTTACTCGGCTTTTTAGGGATAGTATCTTCAAATCAAATGTTGCAGGGTTGGCGGTTTGTAATTGTTGCTGCGGTAGTTTTAGGCGCAGTTTTAACCCCTTCAACCGATCCTTTAACTCAAAGCTTATTAGCGGGTGCTGTATTAGGACTTTATTTTGGTGGAATTGGTTTAGTAAAATTATTAGGTAAATAA
- a CDS encoding transglycosylase SLT domain-containing protein, which yields MVQRQNLISIATITALCVVIGGAAVLAIKSNIAPENPKQAQAIPANPKSQVLPLVALSVKERALQLSAIALLPPSMERDRARYLLASDLIAQKQGEKALPLLENLEQSYPVLAAPIALKRAQAADNSTQWQELLKNHSSSPVATEALFVLGKTDQKYWESAIAKYPTHPRSLEIARNLLTDYPNRTDLMLLVVKNSIPPDIAIADKLVPSGAKLTPTDWEVISTAYWTTKNYGKAALAYSKASRTPLNLYRKGRSLQVSDKKTESIATYQQLIGFFPTAKESGLALTQLAAMAKNESAIAYLDRVIAGFPKLAGAALAAKAEILDAQNKNAATQARNVMLKKYGDSEAAAEYRWKIALEKAEAQNYQQAWQWAQTIPTRNPKSILAARAGFWVGKWAEKLGKKTEAKAAYEYVLSQFPQSYYAWRSAVNLGLNVGNFTTVRQINPQVIPPERVSLSAGSATLKELYQLGQDNDALALWQVEFTNKTQPTLAEQFTDGVMSLAKGDNLLGINKIATLEDRETPPEQAEYQALSQKLTYWQARYPFPFLQEIEYWAGKRQINPLLVTALIRQESRFEPKIRSVAGAVGLMQVMPGTGEWIAEKIKLEEYNSEIPKDNILLGTWFLNYTHEQYNNNSLFAIASYNAGPNAVSKWRDRFDISDPDEFVEAIPYEETKGYVRQVFGNYWNYLRLYNPEISQLVSSYSTTHPKAASLP from the coding sequence ATGGTGCAGAGGCAAAACTTAATTTCGATAGCGACAATTACCGCTCTGTGTGTTGTCATAGGCGGAGCCGCAGTATTGGCGATAAAAAGCAATATAGCCCCAGAAAATCCAAAGCAAGCGCAAGCTATTCCAGCTAATCCCAAATCGCAAGTTCTGCCCTTAGTAGCACTTTCAGTTAAAGAACGAGCTTTGCAACTAAGCGCGATCGCACTTTTACCGCCATCAATGGAGCGCGATCGCGCCCGTTACCTTTTAGCCAGCGATTTAATCGCCCAAAAGCAAGGAGAGAAAGCTTTACCACTTTTAGAAAATTTAGAACAATCTTACCCGGTTCTTGCTGCTCCTATCGCCCTTAAACGCGCCCAAGCTGCTGATAATTCCACCCAATGGCAAGAGTTGCTAAAAAACCACTCTAGCAGCCCTGTAGCCACCGAAGCACTGTTTGTTTTGGGTAAAACGGATCAAAAATATTGGGAAAGTGCGATCGCCAAATATCCTACCCATCCCCGTAGTTTGGAAATTGCTCGTAATTTATTAACAGATTATCCCAATCGTACCGATTTGATGCTGTTGGTAGTTAAAAACTCTATTCCCCCAGATATAGCGATCGCCGATAAATTAGTTCCATCGGGAGCTAAACTAACCCCCACCGACTGGGAAGTAATTTCTACGGCTTACTGGACTACAAAAAATTATGGTAAAGCTGCCCTAGCTTATAGCAAAGCCTCTCGGACTCCCCTAAATCTGTACCGTAAAGGGCGGAGTTTGCAAGTAAGCGACAAAAAAACCGAATCTATAGCCACTTATCAACAATTAATTGGTTTCTTTCCCACTGCCAAAGAAAGCGGTTTAGCTTTAACTCAACTAGCTGCAATGGCAAAAAATGAAAGTGCGATCGCCTACTTGGATCGAGTGATTGCTGGGTTTCCCAAGCTTGCAGGAGCAGCCTTAGCCGCTAAAGCAGAGATTTTAGACGCGCAAAACAAAAACGCAGCGACTCAAGCCCGTAACGTGATGCTAAAAAAATATGGTGACTCGGAAGCGGCGGCGGAATATCGCTGGAAAATAGCTTTAGAAAAAGCCGAGGCGCAAAATTATCAGCAAGCTTGGCAATGGGCGCAAACTATCCCCACCCGCAACCCTAAAAGTATATTGGCGGCTAGAGCAGGTTTTTGGGTAGGTAAATGGGCAGAGAAGTTAGGAAAAAAGACCGAAGCTAAGGCAGCTTACGAGTATGTATTAAGCCAGTTTCCCCAGTCTTATTATGCTTGGCGATCGGCGGTTAATTTGGGTTTAAATGTCGGAAATTTTACGACAGTAAGACAGATAAATCCTCAAGTAATCCCTCCAGAGCGAGTAAGTTTATCTGCGGGATCTGCAACCTTAAAAGAACTCTACCAGTTAGGACAAGACAACGATGCGTTGGCACTTTGGCAAGTAGAATTTACAAATAAAACTCAGCCAACTTTAGCCGAGCAATTTACCGACGGGGTGATGAGCTTGGCTAAAGGTGACAACCTGCTGGGAATCAACAAAATTGCCACCTTAGAAGACCGAGAAACGCCTCCAGAACAAGCAGAATATCAAGCACTGAGCCAAAAACTTACTTATTGGCAAGCTCGTTATCCTTTCCCTTTTCTTCAAGAGATAGAATACTGGGCGGGAAAGCGTCAAATCAACCCTTTACTTGTAACTGCTTTAATTCGCCAAGAATCGCGGTTTGAACCAAAAATTCGTTCGGTAGCGGGTGCAGTGGGGTTAATGCAAGTAATGCCTGGTACGGGAGAATGGATTGCTGAAAAAATTAAGTTAGAGGAATACAACAGCGAAATCCCCAAAGATAATATTTTGTTAGGTACTTGGTTTTTAAACTACACCCACGAGCAATACAATAATAATTCCTTATTTGCGATCGCAAGTTACAATGCTGGGCCAAATGCGGTTTCCAAATGGCGCGATCGTTTTGACATTAGCGATCCTGATGAATTTGTCGAAGCCATACCTTACGAAGAAACCAAAGGCTATGTCAGACAAGTTTTTGGTAATTACTGGAATTATCTGCGCCTCTATAATCCAGAAATCTCTCAGTTAGTAAGTAGTTATTCCACTACTCATCCTAAAGCTGCATCTCTACCATAA
- a CDS encoding metal-sensing transcriptional repressor, whose amino-acid sequence MNKSKELVENSLLSKDLPANPTHTHEDEQAPHPHVHSEESLRSIINRLSRLEGHIRGIKTMVLESRPCPDVLVQIAAVRGALDRVARLILDEHLTECIGRAAQAGNIEVEIQELKAALDRFLP is encoded by the coding sequence ATGAACAAATCTAAAGAATTAGTAGAAAATTCTTTGCTTAGTAAAGACTTGCCAGCTAACCCTACTCACACCCACGAAGACGAACAAGCCCCCCACCCCCACGTTCATAGTGAAGAATCGTTACGCAGCATTATCAATCGGCTGTCGCGCCTAGAAGGACATATTCGCGGCATTAAAACAATGGTGCTGGAAAGCCGCCCTTGTCCCGACGTGCTAGTACAAATTGCCGCCGTGCGCGGTGCTTTAGATCGAGTAGCGCGGTTGATTTTGGACGAACATTTAACCGAATGTATCGGCAGAGCGGCTCAAGCAGGGAATATTGAAGTAGAAATTCAAGAGCTAAAAGCAGCTTTAGATCGGTTTTTACCCTAG